In Antennarius striatus isolate MH-2024 chromosome 10, ASM4005453v1, whole genome shotgun sequence, one DNA window encodes the following:
- the LOC137603131 gene encoding protocadherin gamma-C5-like: MPAWQVIVWWHHCVFLWSTIEGQTRYSIPEELKQGSVVGNLAKDLGLVVSDLHRRKLRITSEAGKQYFSVDLRKGELLVTDRIDREELCEQRASCLLPLELVIDNPLQLHRVEIEILDTNDNPPSFLTKEKVVKIAELVNPGARFPLESAKDPDVGPNSVRSYLISRNDNFKLTVKTHKDGRKIPELVLEKPLDREKLPVHRLILTAVDGGDPVRSGTSEITVIILDNNDNAPQFERQVYEANVSEKSTAGTEILQVRATDADEGLNGEIEYSFAEQTIDLILSLFDINPSTGAIIVKGLLDHETNSVHRFDITAKDKGNPEMDGHCGVEIKVVDINDNIPEIIVTSLMTPVPENAAVGTVVALISAKDPDSDDNGMVTLSVSSQSPFRLKPSVSNHYSLVTSGPLDREQNDQYSVKISATDSGKPPLSSDRVIFVELLDVNDNPPVFSQPSFNIYIKENQVPGNILCSVSAADPDLGENAKISYSILDSRVQDVSVSSYVYMNSDNGSIYSMHSFDYEKVKVFQIQVQAKDQGSPSLSSNATVHVFILDQNDNAPSVIYPSSAAQGSLSHQRMPRSAKAGHLVTKVTAVDADSGHNAWISYRLAEATDASLFTVSLYTGEVRTKRAVSEQDDSSQRLLLEVKDDGEPLQSATVTVSILLEDGLQEPILDLRQKVSEPSKKTGRITLYLIVSLASVSVLSLVTFVILAVKCVRNSRSSGSCCVRRSDCDDYKNPNRNLQLQLNTDGPIKYVEVLGGDMLSQSQSFRSCMSPMSEYSDFTLIKPSSTSDFKEVISVLDASLPDSTWTFESQQVSTEKKYVQDT; encoded by the coding sequence ATGCCTGCATGGCAGGTGATTGTGTGGTGGCATCACTGCGTTTTCTTGTGGAGTACAATAGAAGGACAGACCCGCTACAGCATCCCAGAGGAACTGAAACAGGGCTCTGTGGTAGGAAACCTAGCCAAAGATTTGGGTCTGGTTGTTTCGGACTTACATCGTCGTAAATTACGGATAACTTCGGAGGCTGGTAAGCAATATTTTAGCGTGGACTTGAGGAAGGGAGAGCTGTTGGTGACTGATAGAATAGATAGAGAGGAACTGTGTGAACAAAGAGCGTCATGTCTGCTGCCTTTGGAATTGGTTATAGATAACCCTCTACAGCTGCATAGAGTCGAAATTGAAATTCTGGATACAAACGACAATCCGCCTAGTTTTCTTACTAAAGAGAAAGTAGTCAAAATTGCGGAATTAGTAAATCCGGGCGCAAGATTTCCGTTAGAAAGTGCAAAGGATCCTGATGTCGGCCCCAATTCTGTACGCTCTTACCTTATAAGTAGAAATGACAATTTCAAATTgactgtgaaaacacacaaagacggaaGAAAAATCCCCGAACTGGTCCTGGAAAAACCGCTCGATCGAGAAAAGCTGCCTGTACACAGGCTCATCCTCACTGCGGTAGATGGTGGAGATCCGGTGCGATCAGGGACTTCTGAAATAACTGTTATTATACTGGACAACAATGATAATGCACCACAGTTTGAAAGACAAGTATATGAGGCGAATGTCAGTGAAAAATCTACAGCTGGAACGGAGATACTACAAGTTAGAGCTACAGATGCAGATGAAGGATTGAACGGTGAAATTGAATATTCCTTTGCAGAGCAAACAATAGATttgattttatcattatttGACATTAACCCATCCACTGGAGCTATTATCGTTAAAGGACTTTTAGACCACGAAACAAACTCCGTACACAGATTCGACATAACTGCTAAAGACAAAGGTAATCCCGAGATGGATGGACATTGTGGCGTTGAAATTAAAGTAGTTGACATTAACGACAATATTCCTGAAATAATTGTTACGTCTTTGATGACACCCGTTCCTGAAAATGCAGCCGTAGGAACAGTTGTTGCGCTAATAAGCGCCAAAGACCCGGATTCAGATGACAATGGAATGGTCACGTTGAGCGTGTCTTCCCAATCCCCGTTCAGATTAAAGCCATCCGTTTCTAACCATTACTCTTTAGTGACGAGTGGGCCACTTGACCGTGAACAAAATGATCAGTATAGTGTCAAGATTAGTGCTACGGATTCTGGAAAACCTCCATTATCCAGTGACCGAGTAATATTTGTTGAATTGTTAGATGTAAACGATAATCCACCGGTTTTCTCTCAGccttcatttaacatttatatCAAAGAGAACCAGGTTCCCGGAAATATTTTATGCTCAGTGTCAGCAGCTGATCCTGATTTAGGTGAAAACGCCAAAATCTCCTACTCCATACTGGACTCCAGAGTGCAGGACGTTTCTGTCTCGTCTTACGTTTACATGAACTCAGATAACGGCAGCATCTACAGCATGCACTCGTTTGACTACGAGAAGGTGAAGGTGTTTCAGATCCAGGTTCAGGCAAAGGACCAGGGCTCTCCGTCTCTCAGCAGCAACGCCACCGTCCATGTTTTTATCCTGGACCAGAACGACAATGCCCCCTCCGTCATTTACCCCTCCTCCGCTGCCCAGGGCTCCCTCTCTCATCAGAGGATGCCCCGCTCCGCCAAAGCGGGTCACCTGGTTACCAAGGTGACGGCCGTGGACGCCGACTCGGGCCATAACGCCTGGATCTCCTACAGACTGGCGGAGGCCACAGACGCCTCTCTGTTCACGGTCAGTCTGTACACAGGGGAGGTGAGGACTAAACGCGCTGTGTCCGAGCAGGACGACTCCTCTCAGAGGCTGCTTCTAGAGGTGAAAGACGACGGAGAACCGCTCCAGTCTGCCACCGTCACGGTGTCCATCCTGCTGGAGGACGGCCTCCAGGAGCCCATCTTAGACCTCCGACAGAAAGTGTCCGAGCCCAGCAAGAAAACTGGGAGAATCACCCTTTATCTGATCGTGTCTCTGGCCTCGGTGTCCGTGCTGTCTCTGGTGACGTTTGTCATCTTAGCGGTGAAATGCGTGAGGAACAGCAGGAGCAGCGGTAGTTGCTGCGTGAGACGGAGCGACTGTGATGATTACAAGAACCCCAACAGAaacctgcagcttcagctcAACACCGACGGACCCATAAAGTACGTGGAGGTCCTGGGAGGAGACATGTTGTCTCAGAGTCAGTCGTTCAGGTCCTGCATGTCCCCCATGTCAGAGTACAGTGATTTCACTCTGATCAAACCCAGCAGCACCAGTGACTTTAAGGAGGTGATCAGTGTCCTGGATGCGTCTTTACCCGACAGCACCTGGACCTTTGAGAGCCAGCAGGtgagcacagaaaaaaaatatgttcaagacacctga
- the LOC137603132 gene encoding protocadherin beta-16-like has product MKRQVLFLIAILRLSSVIGQVSYSIPEEMKKGSLVGNIAEDLGIDVKRLKSGKARIYTGDSVQYIELNRERGVLLIKEKIDREALCRQTTPCALHFQITLENPLELFPVTVEITDMNDNAPAFQKEERRFEISESAVIGSKFMLEKAIDSDIGINGLQKYTLKPSDNFVLKLHTQLDGSKKVEMILQKALDREKQEHVSLVLTAEDGGEPQMTGTMQIHVTVLDVNDNAPVFSKPVYKASVTENSALGTIVTKISASDADKGANGEVSFVIANSMDTDLKLFHINSEGDVTVHGPIDYERERKYHIDIEAIDVGGLSDSSKIIIDVIDVNDNSPIINMISTSGSAPENSPEETVIALMSVNDPDAENNGRVTCVINNHIPFKIKFTSNNFYSLLTDGFLDRERSSEYNITVSCSDEGVPSLSSSVTLTLQISDVNDNAPVFERSSYEAYIVENNTPGLSVFTVKARDADWNQNARVSYILEDSSVNGVPVSSYVSVSADSGVIHAVRSFDYEQIRDFHFRVRAQDGGSPPLSSNVSVKIVIQDQNDNPPQVLYPVQTGGSLVAEMVPRSADVGYLVTKVVAVDVDSGQNAWLSYKLQKATDRALFEVGSQNGEIRSIRQVSDKDAVKQRLTVIVEDNGQPSRSATVIVNVVVADSFPEVLSEFTDFPHDKEYNDNLTFYLVLALAVVSFLFITSLVVIISVKIYRWRQSRILYHSSLPVIPYYPPRYSDTLGTGTLPHVYNYEVCRTTDSRKSDCKFGRAAGQNVLIMDPSSTGTMQRIQSEKSILDEPDSPLEVRRL; this is encoded by the coding sequence ATGAAACGGCAAGTACTGTTTTTAATCGCCATTCTCCGCCTGAGTTCCGTTATCGGCCAGGTCAGCTACTCTATcccagaggaaatgaaaaaaggcTCGTTGGTCGGTAACATTGCGGAAGATTTAGGTATAGATGTGAAACGGCTTAAATCGGGTAAAGCTCGAATCTATACGGGAGACAGTGTTCAGTATATTGAGCTGAACAGAGAACGAGGGGTCCTCCTTATTAAGGAAAAAATAGACCGGGAAGCGCTGTGCAGGCAGACAACGCCTTGTGCTTTACATTTCCAGATTACGTTAGAGAATCCGTTAGAATTATTCCCAGTTACCGTAGAAATAACAGATATGAACGACAATGCTCCAGCCTTTCAGAAGGAGGAGAGGCGCTTTGAAATCAGCGAATCGGCCGTCATTGGGTCGAAATTCATGCTGGAGAAAGCGATCGATTCTGACATCGGAATAAATGGTCTGCAGAAATATACTCTTAAACCAAGCGACAATTTTGTCCTTAAACTGCACACCCAGTTAGACGGTAGCAAAAAGGTAGAGATGATTTTACAAAAGGCTTTAGACCGAGAGAAACAGGAACACGTATCTTTAGTTCTGACGGCGGAGGACGGAGGAGAGCCGCAAATGACGGGGACGATGCAGATTCACGTCACCGTGTTGGATGTGAATGATAATGCCCCTGTCTTTAGCAAACCTGTGTATAAAGCAAGCGTGACCGAAAACTCTGCACTGGGAACCATTGTTACCAAGATCAGTGCTTCTGACGCAGACAAAGGCGCCAATGGAGAAGTGTCCTTTGTCATCGCGAACAGCATGGACACCGATTTAAAGTTATTTCATATAAATAGTGAGGGAGACGTGACAGTGCACGGTCCAATAGAttatgaaagagaaagaaaatatcaTATCGATATCGAAGCAATAGATGTTGGTGGACTGTCTGATTCCAGTAAGATAATAATTGATGTTATTGACGTGAATGATAACAGCCCAATTATAAATATGATATCAACGTCAGGATCAGCACCCGAGAATTCACCTGAGGAGACAGTGATAGCTTTAATGAGTGTGAACGACCCTGATGCTGAAAACAACGGGAGAGTTACCTGTGTGATAAATAATCACATCccgtttaaaattaaatttacctCAAATAATTTCTACAGTCTACTAACAGACGGTTTTCTTGACAGAGAGAGATCCTCTGAGTATAACATCACCGTGAGCTGTTCTGATGAGGGAGTACCCTCCCTCTCCAGCAGCGTCACTCTCACCTTGCAGATCTCTGACGTCAATGATAACGCGCCTGTCTTTGAGAGGAGCTCATATGAGGCCTACATTgtagaaaacaacacaccaggTCTCTCTGTATTCACGGTGAAAGCTAGAGACGCTGACTGGAACCAGAATGCCCGTGTTTCTTACATCCTGGAGGACTCCTCTGTTAACGGAGTGCCAGTCTCCTCATATGTGTCTGTCAGTGCTGACAGTGGAGTCATCCATGCAGTGCGCTCTTTTGACTACGAGCAGATCAGAGATTTCCACTTCCGCGTCAGAGCGCAGGATGGAGGCTCCCCTCCTCTCAGTAGTAACGTGAGTGTGAAAATAGTGATCCAGGACCAGAACGACAACCCTCCTCAGGTTCTGTAcccagtccagactggaggctctctggtggctgaaatggtgcctcgttcagcagatgtgggctatctggtgaccaaagtggtggctgttgatgtggactctggacagaatgcctggctctcctataaactgcagaaagccacagacagggcgctgtttgaagtgggctcacagaatggagaaatcagaagcatccgccaagtgtctgataaagatgctgtgaaacaaagactgactgttatagtggaggacaacggacagccctctcgttcagctacagtcattgttaacgtggtggtggcggacagcttccctgaagtgctgtcggagttcactgactttccacacgacaaggagtacaatgacaacctgactttttacttggtgttggctttggctgtagtttccttcctcttcatcacgtctttggTGGTGATTATCTCGGTGAAAATCTACAGGTGGAGACAGTCTCGCATCCTGTATCACTCCAGTCTCCCTGTCATTCCATATTATCCACCACGTTACTCAGACACTTTGGGGACAGGGACTCTCCCACACGTGTACAATTACGAGGTGTGCAGGACGACTGACTCCAGGAAGAGTGACTGTAAGTTcggcagagctgctggtcagaacGTGTTGATAATGGATCCCAGTtctacagggacgatgcagcggATACAGAGTGAGAAGAGCATCCTGGATGAACCAGACTCTCCTCTAGAGGTGAGAAGGCTGTAG